The following coding sequences are from one Pigmentibacter sp. JX0631 window:
- a CDS encoding transporter substrate-binding domain-containing protein yields the protein MVNFLNLKFIVTFFIILTSYRTFAVDLCKKPWKVAVSDRYPFEVYLEGKPKGLNIDVLNKVAEKLNCKVEYFDLPFARIIYEAKHGNLDIVMGVGKRKEREEFAFYFDPYLNSPSVIVIHKKDYKNFEKFKLTDLTQEKNKSKIAGMIGAVYNKEYESLMSNQVFVNHLVLTSKNAISFKKLIDKDVDAILLSDIAIAKTLINSSDFKNDLLMIPIDKEDYSYFMYSKKSFSEEEAKTINSTLTKFLKEKEAENLMLKYFTKEELKIFK from the coding sequence ATGGTAAATTTTTTAAATTTAAAATTTATCGTTACATTTTTTATTATTCTAACTAGTTACAGAACATTTGCGGTAGATCTATGCAAAAAACCATGGAAAGTAGCAGTTTCTGATCGCTATCCGTTTGAAGTCTACCTAGAGGGCAAACCTAAAGGACTAAATATTGATGTTCTGAATAAAGTAGCAGAAAAGCTAAACTGTAAGGTAGAGTATTTTGATCTTCCTTTTGCTCGGATTATCTATGAAGCGAAGCATGGAAATTTAGATATCGTCATGGGAGTCGGCAAAAGAAAAGAGAGAGAAGAATTTGCTTTCTATTTTGATCCATATCTTAATTCGCCTTCAGTCATTGTTATTCATAAAAAAGATTACAAAAATTTTGAAAAATTTAAATTAACAGACCTTACTCAGGAAAAAAATAAAAGTAAAATAGCAGGAATGATTGGGGCTGTTTATAATAAAGAATACGAGTCTCTTATGAGCAATCAGGTTTTTGTAAATCATTTAGTCTTAACTTCAAAAAATGCAATAAGTTTTAAAAAATTAATTGATAAAGATGTTGATGCTATTTTACTGAGTGATATAGCAATTGCTAAAACATTAATAAATTCTTCAGATTTTAAAAATGACCTTTTAATGATTCCTATTGACAAAGAAGATTACTCATATTTTATGTATTCAAAAAAATCTTTTTCTGAAGAAGAAGCAAAAACAATAAATTCGACGTTGACAAAATTTTTAAAAGAAAAAGAAGCTGAAAATTTAATGCTAAAGTATTTTACAAAAGAAGAATTAAAGATATTTAAATAA
- a CDS encoding PAS domain-containing protein: MLENYINISKSLEKLFTPYLEIVIHDLKLKKITYIANNISNRKIGEDSNLSDIKFDNSQNIIGPYEKINYDGKVLKCISIVLNDANQNYLMCMNFDCSFLVNVRNFIDIFFNKGSFDKNAAVLFKDDWQEKIHIYLNNTLLKMKKDIKSLTKEEKKQIIIDLEKNGAFLAKNSKEYIAKILNLSRASVYNYLHD; the protein is encoded by the coding sequence ATGCTGGAAAATTACATTAATATTTCAAAATCTTTAGAAAAACTCTTCACTCCTTATCTGGAAATTGTAATTCATGATTTAAAATTAAAAAAAATTACTTATATTGCAAATAATATTTCTAATAGAAAAATTGGAGAAGATTCAAATTTAAGTGATATTAAATTTGATAATTCACAAAATATAATTGGCCCTTATGAGAAAATAAACTATGATGGAAAAGTTTTAAAATGCATAAGTATTGTTTTAAATGATGCAAATCAAAATTATTTAATGTGTATGAATTTTGATTGTTCTTTTTTAGTTAATGTAAGAAATTTTATAGATATTTTTTTTAATAAAGGCAGCTTTGATAAAAATGCAGCTGTACTTTTTAAAGATGATTGGCAAGAAAAAATTCATATATATTTGAATAATACCTTATTAAAAATGAAAAAAGATATAAAATCTTTGACTAAAGAAGAAAAAAAACAGATAATTATTGACTTAGAAAAAAATGGAGCATTTTTAGCAAAAAATTCAAAAGAATATATTGCTAAAATTTTAAATCTTTCAAGAGCTTCGGTTTATAATTATTTGCATGATTAA
- the tpiA gene encoding triose-phosphate isomerase encodes MEIKRKKLVIGNWKMFKDAVQASADFENLSDSVTEKNLSIEVGIAAPSIFLADLARKTRNTVSLFAQNAHWAEEGAFTGEVSPTMLKSIHVLGSLVAHSERRQMFAETNQTAGGRISALLNLGMRAIYCVGETLVEREKGLLKEILISQLEQAFIATKIRNSQSFIGSDPNKPLLSIAYEPVWAIGTGKAASAVEAQEAHTIIRNFLQSYFGEELGNRFQILYGGSVKASNVNEYINCPNIDGALVGGASLVPKDFLELCMKCAN; translated from the coding sequence ATGGAAATTAAAAGAAAAAAACTTGTTATTGGTAATTGGAAAATGTTTAAAGATGCTGTTCAAGCATCTGCGGATTTTGAAAATTTATCTGATAGTGTAACAGAAAAAAATTTATCCATTGAAGTTGGTATTGCTGCGCCAAGTATTTTTTTAGCTGATTTAGCTAGAAAAACTAGAAATACTGTTTCTTTATTTGCCCAAAATGCACATTGGGCTGAAGAAGGTGCTTTTACAGGTGAAGTTTCTCCTACAATGTTGAAAAGTATCCATGTTTTGGGAAGTTTAGTTGCGCATAGCGAGCGAAGACAAATGTTTGCTGAAACAAATCAAACTGCTGGCGGCAGAATAAGTGCATTGTTAAATTTAGGTATGCGAGCTATATATTGTGTTGGAGAAACACTTGTGGAACGCGAAAAAGGATTACTGAAAGAAATCCTTATATCTCAATTAGAACAAGCGTTTATTGCAACTAAAATAAGAAATTCACAATCATTCATCGGCTCAGATCCTAATAAACCTCTTTTATCTATCGCATATGAACCTGTGTGGGCCATTGGTACAGGAAAGGCCGCTTCTGCTGTTGAAGCACAAGAAGCGCACACTATTATTAGAAATTTTTTACAATCCTATTTTGGTGAAGAATTAGGAAATCGTTTCCAGATTTTGTATGGAGGAAGTGTAAAAGCTAGTAATGTTAATGAATATATTAATTGCCCAAATATCGATGGCGCACTAGTTGGTGGAGCAAGTTTAGTTCCAAAAGACTTTTTAGAATTGTGCATGAAATGCGCTAATTAA
- a CDS encoding phosphoglycerate kinase, with product MANKIQTLNDLSFFPEQQPVVFLRLDLNVPIKKGTISDETRIVAALPTIKWLLDKKAKIIACSHLGRPKGVGYEEEFSLAPVGVRLAEMLNLEVVLAQDYIEDGFGKIVYDLKPNQIILLENLRFHKEEQAGNTDFAQKLAKHAEFYVNDAFGTCHRADASMFAVPECFPLEKRAAGFLVAKEMQFLEEAFRAPKAPVTAIFGGSKVSDKIDILRKFTNIANNMIIGGAMAYTFLKYLGKNVGKSRVEEDKLNLVEEIFKAAEKRNVKIYLPEDHICGDEFSETTTPVVVQTADIPEGYMGLDIGEKSAVTFSKIIESSNVVVWNGPMGVFEFESFAKGTKSVAQALAHCNGTTIVGGGDSAAAIVKFKLQDKVTHVSTGGGASMELLEGKELPGIKVLRKK from the coding sequence ATGGCAAATAAAATTCAAACTTTAAATGATTTATCTTTTTTCCCAGAACAGCAACCAGTTGTTTTTTTAAGGTTAGATTTAAACGTGCCTATAAAAAAAGGTACTATTTCGGATGAAACTAGAATTGTTGCAGCTTTACCAACCATAAAATGGTTATTAGATAAAAAAGCAAAAATTATTGCTTGCTCACATTTAGGTAGACCCAAAGGTGTTGGTTATGAAGAAGAATTTTCTCTTGCACCCGTTGGTGTTCGTTTAGCAGAAATGCTTAATTTAGAAGTTGTTTTAGCGCAAGATTATATTGAAGACGGATTTGGAAAAATTGTATATGATTTAAAACCAAATCAAATTATACTGTTAGAAAATCTGCGCTTTCATAAAGAAGAGCAGGCTGGTAATACAGATTTTGCCCAAAAATTAGCAAAACATGCTGAATTTTATGTGAATGACGCATTTGGAACTTGCCATAGAGCTGATGCTTCTATGTTTGCAGTACCTGAATGTTTTCCTTTAGAGAAAAGAGCTGCAGGATTTTTAGTTGCAAAAGAAATGCAGTTTTTAGAAGAAGCTTTTAGAGCTCCAAAAGCTCCTGTTACTGCAATTTTTGGTGGATCAAAGGTATCAGATAAAATCGATATCCTTCGTAAATTTACAAATATTGCAAATAATATGATCATTGGTGGAGCAATGGCCTATACATTTTTAAAGTATTTAGGAAAAAATGTTGGGAAATCTAGGGTTGAAGAAGACAAATTAAATTTAGTAGAAGAAATTTTTAAAGCTGCAGAAAAAAGAAATGTTAAAATTTATTTACCTGAAGATCATATTTGTGGGGATGAATTTTCTGAAACCACGACTCCAGTTGTAGTTCAGACTGCGGATATACCTGAAGGTTATATGGGACTAGATATTGGAGAAAAATCCGCTGTTACTTTTAGTAAAATTATTGAAAGTAGTAACGTTGTAGTTTGGAATGGACCTATGGGAGTATTTGAGTTTGAATCTTTTGCTAAAGGAACAAAATCTGTTGCACAAGCATTAGCGCATTGTAACGGAACAACAATTGTTGGAGGTGGAGATTCAGCAGCAGCTATTGTGAAATTTAAATTACAAGATAAAGTGACTCATGTTTCTACAGGTGGTGGTGCAAGTATGGAGTTATTGGAAGGGAAAGAGCTTCCAGGAATTAAAGTACTTCGCAAAAAATAA